Proteins encoded in a region of the Paenibacillus sp. W2I17 genome:
- a CDS encoding thymidine kinase: MQTGRITVITGPMFSEKSGELIRRCQKLIQFGRKKVVAYKPAEDNRFAQDEIVSRIGYQLPAHSIPRQLTPESVEMILNQTIDADVVAFDEVQFFSSAIMELVSELAYCGKHVIVDGLNMDYRGKEFGYVGGLLAMADDIEKLSAFCAVCGSPDAAFTQRIVNGEPVTLGPVVMIGDSEAYEPRCRCCFIPPHKVECSS, translated from the coding sequence GTGCAAACAGGACGTATTACCGTAATTACTGGACCCATGTTCAGTGAAAAATCCGGTGAACTCATTCGCCGTTGTCAGAAATTAATACAATTTGGCCGTAAAAAGGTTGTGGCCTACAAACCAGCCGAGGATAATCGGTTTGCCCAGGACGAGATCGTAAGCCGAATTGGTTATCAACTCCCTGCCCATTCCATTCCCCGGCAATTAACCCCGGAATCCGTAGAAATGATCTTGAACCAAACCATAGATGCTGATGTTGTTGCATTTGATGAAGTACAATTTTTCAGCAGTGCCATTATGGAACTTGTCTCGGAGTTAGCGTATTGTGGCAAACATGTCATTGTGGACGGACTTAATATGGATTACCGTGGTAAGGAATTCGGATATGTCGGTGGTTTGCTTGCCATGGCAGATGACATTGAGAAACTCTCGGCTTTCTGTGCGGTATGTGGCAGCCCGGATGCAGCCTTTACGCAACGTATCGTCAATGGGGAGCCTGTTACCTTGGGTCCTGTTGTCATGATTGGCGATTCAGAAGCTTACGAGCCACGCTGTCGTTGCTGCTTCATTCCTCCTCACAAAGTTGAATGCTCATCATAA
- a CDS encoding Z-ring formation inhibitor MciZ, with protein MNSYMTPQSVHVVGQAQQVQLILKQWLREWGPDAKLVDLLAGRK; from the coding sequence ATGAACAGTTATATGACGCCTCAATCCGTACACGTGGTAGGACAAGCCCAGCAAGTGCAGCTCATACTCAAGCAATGGTTGCGCGAGTGGGGCCCGGATGCCAAGTTAGTCGATCTGCTCGCTGGACGCAAATGA
- a CDS encoding alpha-ketoacid dehydrogenase subunit beta, with the protein MAVMEYIDAIRLAMKEEMERDENVFILGEDVGLKGGVFTTTKGLQDQFGEMRVMDTPLSESAIAGVAIGAAMYGMKPIAEMQYSDFMLPATNQIISEAAKIRYRSNNDWSCPIVIRAPIGGGIFGGLYHSQCPESIFFGTPGLKIIAPYSAYDAKGLLKAAIRDPDPVLFFENKKCYKLIKEDVPEDDYIVPIGKANVLREGADITVIGYSQPLHFVMQAAEELEREEGITAHVLDLRTLQPLDREAIIASARLTGKVLIVHEDNKTGGVGAEVAAIISEECLFELDAPIQRLCGPDVPAMPISPTLEKFYMLSKDKAKAAMRTLAEF; encoded by the coding sequence ATGGCAGTGATGGAATATATTGATGCAATCCGTCTCGCGATGAAAGAAGAGATGGAACGGGATGAGAATGTTTTTATCCTTGGTGAAGACGTAGGTCTCAAAGGTGGTGTGTTTACCACAACTAAAGGGCTGCAAGATCAGTTTGGCGAAATGCGAGTGATGGACACACCTTTGTCTGAATCCGCTATTGCAGGTGTTGCCATTGGTGCAGCGATGTATGGCATGAAGCCGATTGCCGAAATGCAATATTCGGACTTCATGCTGCCGGCAACCAACCAGATCATTAGTGAAGCGGCGAAGATCCGCTATCGTTCCAACAATGACTGGAGCTGTCCGATTGTTATCCGCGCGCCGATTGGTGGCGGAATCTTCGGTGGGTTGTATCACTCCCAATGTCCGGAGTCGATTTTCTTTGGTACACCTGGTCTGAAAATTATAGCTCCCTACTCGGCATACGATGCTAAGGGACTGCTCAAGGCCGCTATTCGCGACCCAGACCCGGTACTCTTTTTTGAAAATAAAAAATGCTACAAACTTATCAAGGAAGATGTGCCTGAAGATGATTACATCGTTCCGATTGGTAAAGCCAATGTACTTCGTGAGGGTGCGGATATTACGGTGATCGGTTACAGTCAGCCATTGCATTTTGTCATGCAGGCTGCTGAGGAGCTGGAGCGTGAAGAAGGCATTACAGCACATGTTCTCGATCTGCGCACATTGCAACCGTTGGATCGTGAAGCGATTATTGCTTCCGCTCGTCTGACAGGCAAAGTGCTGATCGTACACGAAGATAACAAAACCGGTGGTGTAGGCGCCGAAGTTGCAGCTATTATTAGTGAGGAATGTCTATTTGAACTGGATGCACCGATTCAGCGTCTCTGCGGACCTGATGTGCCGGCCATGCCAATTAGCCCAACATTGGAGAAATTCTACATGCTGAGCAAAGACAAAGCCAAAGCAGCAATGCGTACACTGGCCGAGTTTTAA
- a CDS encoding thiamine pyrophosphate-dependent dehydrogenase E1 component subunit alpha, translating to MSSQGTADAVHRHQQLGLSDGEVLDMYKYMLLARKFDERCLLLQRAGKINFHVSGVGQEAAQVGAAFGLDRDHDYYLPYYRDYGFVLAVGMTPRELMLSAFAKAEDPNSGGRQMPGHFGHKKLRIVTGSSPVTTQVPHAVGFALAAKMKKQKFVSFVTFGEGSSNQGDFHEGANFAGVHKLPVIIMCENNQYAISVPIHKQLSGKISDRAQGYGFPGLRVDGNDALEVYAAVKEARRRAIAGEGPTLIEAMMYRLSPHSTSDNDLAYRTKEEVEENWKKDGVPRMKNYLIDCGIWDEARDADLASQLAMEMKEATEYADNAPYPKPEDTLTHVYADSEEGGR from the coding sequence ATGAGTTCACAAGGTACTGCAGACGCGGTCCACCGGCATCAACAGCTGGGACTTAGCGATGGTGAAGTATTGGATATGTACAAATACATGCTGCTCGCGCGCAAGTTTGACGAGCGTTGCTTGCTCTTGCAACGGGCTGGCAAAATTAACTTTCACGTATCCGGTGTAGGACAGGAAGCTGCGCAAGTAGGCGCTGCTTTTGGTCTGGATCGGGATCACGATTATTATTTACCTTATTACCGCGATTACGGTTTTGTACTTGCCGTAGGCATGACTCCGCGTGAGTTGATGTTGTCTGCTTTTGCGAAGGCAGAAGATCCGAATAGTGGCGGTCGGCAAATGCCGGGTCACTTCGGTCACAAAAAGCTACGGATTGTGACGGGTTCCAGCCCGGTTACAACACAGGTTCCGCACGCTGTTGGATTTGCGCTGGCTGCCAAAATGAAGAAGCAAAAATTTGTTTCTTTTGTTACGTTTGGCGAAGGATCAAGCAATCAGGGTGACTTCCACGAGGGAGCCAACTTTGCAGGTGTGCATAAATTGCCTGTCATTATTATGTGTGAGAACAATCAATATGCAATTTCGGTACCGATTCACAAACAGTTGAGCGGCAAAATATCCGATCGAGCACAAGGATACGGGTTCCCCGGACTGCGTGTAGATGGTAACGATGCATTAGAAGTATATGCTGCAGTGAAGGAAGCGCGTCGCCGTGCCATAGCCGGAGAAGGCCCGACACTGATTGAAGCGATGATGTATCGGTTGTCACCTCACTCCACCTCCGATAATGATCTGGCTTACCGGACAAAAGAGGAAGTTGAGGAGAACTGGAAGAAAGATGGCGTTCCTCGCATGAAGAACTACTTGATCGATTGCGGCATCTGGGACGAAGCCCGGGATGCGGATCTGGCTTCCCAGCTTGCGATGGAAATGAAAGAAGCAACTGAATATGCAGACAACGCGCCATATCCTAAACCTGAGGACACTCTGACGCACGTTTATGCGGACAGCGAAGAAGGGGGACGGTAA
- a CDS encoding M20/M25/M40 family metallo-hydrolase: MIKQQRVIDQFMELVQIDSETKNEQNISKVLKEQFTDLGLYVYEDDTMEQTGHGAGNLVITWEAEGTEGVAPIFFTCHMDTVTPGQGIKPELGEDGWIRSDGTTILGADDKAGIAALFEAIRVIQENKIPHGKIQFVITVGEESGLVGARAMNPKDIDAEFGYALDSNGAVGTICVAAPARAEIQMSIYGKSAHAGVNPEDGISAIQVAAKAIAAMTLGRIDDETTANIGKFQGGSALNVVCDFVQLEAEARSIVQEKVELQVAQMRDALETTCRKYGATAEFRSEILYPAFGFHDEHEVVQLAQRAIRSIGLETSTFASGGGSDANIFNGFDLPTVNLAVGYEDIHTTKERIRAEDIVKLSQVVVAIIQETAADKK, encoded by the coding sequence ATGATTAAACAACAACGTGTTATCGATCAGTTCATGGAACTGGTGCAGATTGATAGCGAAACGAAAAATGAACAGAACATCTCGAAGGTGTTAAAAGAACAGTTTACAGATCTCGGTCTTTATGTCTATGAGGATGATACCATGGAGCAAACCGGACATGGCGCCGGAAACCTCGTCATTACCTGGGAAGCGGAAGGAACTGAAGGGGTTGCACCGATCTTTTTCACATGTCATATGGACACCGTGACGCCGGGACAGGGAATTAAGCCTGAACTGGGTGAAGATGGCTGGATCCGCAGTGATGGAACAACGATCCTGGGAGCAGATGACAAAGCAGGGATTGCGGCATTGTTCGAAGCGATTCGTGTGATCCAGGAAAACAAGATTCCACATGGTAAAATTCAATTTGTCATTACGGTCGGCGAAGAGTCTGGCCTTGTGGGCGCACGTGCGATGAATCCAAAGGATATCGATGCCGAGTTCGGTTATGCGCTGGATTCTAATGGAGCTGTAGGCACGATCTGTGTAGCTGCACCGGCCAGAGCTGAAATTCAAATGAGCATCTATGGTAAGTCCGCACATGCGGGCGTGAACCCGGAAGACGGGATCAGCGCCATTCAGGTTGCAGCCAAAGCGATTGCAGCGATGACACTGGGCAGAATTGATGATGAGACGACAGCGAACATTGGAAAATTCCAGGGTGGATCAGCACTCAACGTGGTATGTGACTTTGTACAACTTGAAGCAGAAGCTCGCAGTATTGTGCAGGAGAAAGTTGAATTGCAGGTTGCACAGATGCGTGACGCGTTGGAAACGACATGTCGCAAATACGGTGCTACAGCTGAATTCAGAAGTGAGATCCTCTACCCTGCATTTGGCTTCCATGATGAACATGAAGTTGTACAGCTTGCACAGCGTGCCATCCGCAGTATTGGGCTGGAGACAAGTACGTTTGCTTCCGGTGGTGGCAGTGATGCCAATATCTTTAACGGATTCGACCTTCCGACAGTGAATCTGGCGGTAGGGTATGAGGATATTCATACAACCAAAGAACGCATTCGTGCTGAAGATATTGTGAAGTTGTCCCAGGTGGTCGTAGCTATTATTCAGGAAACGGCAGCTGACAAGAAATAA
- the lpdA gene encoding dihydrolipoyl dehydrogenase, whose protein sequence is MPITCDVAILGGGTGGYVAAIRAAQLGKQVVIIEKDKLGGTCLHRGCIPSKALLKSAEVYAEIQESETYGIETAGATLVFPKVQARKDAIVEQLHQGVQYLMKKNKIQVVHAKGRVIGPSIFSPQSGAVAVEFEDGEMDTVVPTNLIIATGSRPRVLPGLEPDGKFIMSSDEALRMDELPASLIIVGGGVIGLEWASMLNDFGVDITVVEAAAHVLPAEDEDVAREMQRLLGKRGVRFLTGATVLTETYNTDQEGIQIDVQLGDDKQETLRAEKMLVSVGRQANVENIGLENTDIKLERGFIAVNKQLQTGEGHIYAIGDCIGGLQLAHAASHEGILAVEHLAGETVHAVESHRIPRCVYTRPEAASIGFTEREAKERGYDIKTGKFPFSAIGKSLIHGSRDGFVKVIADAKTNDILGVHMIGTHVTELIAEASLAQMLDATPWEVGQTIHPHPSLSEIMGEAMLAVDGKAIGM, encoded by the coding sequence ATGCCAATTACATGTGATGTTGCAATTCTTGGAGGAGGGACCGGTGGATATGTTGCCGCGATCCGGGCTGCACAACTGGGGAAACAGGTCGTTATCATTGAGAAGGACAAGCTTGGCGGTACCTGTCTGCATCGTGGCTGTATTCCGAGTAAGGCTTTGCTGAAAAGTGCGGAAGTATACGCCGAGATCCAGGAGAGCGAGACGTATGGTATCGAGACAGCTGGAGCTACACTTGTATTTCCCAAAGTACAGGCACGCAAGGATGCAATTGTCGAACAGCTCCATCAGGGCGTTCAATATTTGATGAAAAAAAATAAAATCCAGGTTGTACACGCGAAAGGTCGCGTCATCGGACCATCCATCTTCTCACCGCAGAGCGGAGCAGTCGCTGTGGAGTTTGAAGATGGCGAGATGGATACGGTAGTTCCAACCAATCTCATCATTGCCACTGGTTCGCGTCCTCGTGTGCTGCCGGGCCTGGAACCGGACGGCAAATTCATAATGAGCAGCGACGAAGCCCTGCGTATGGATGAACTTCCTGCCTCACTCATCATTGTCGGTGGGGGTGTGATTGGACTGGAGTGGGCATCCATGCTGAATGACTTTGGCGTAGACATCACAGTAGTAGAAGCGGCTGCTCACGTGTTGCCTGCGGAGGATGAGGATGTTGCCAGAGAAATGCAGCGATTGCTCGGCAAACGAGGTGTTCGTTTCCTGACAGGTGCCACTGTTCTAACGGAAACATATAACACGGATCAAGAGGGCATCCAGATTGATGTGCAGCTTGGTGACGATAAGCAGGAAACGCTGAGAGCGGAGAAAATGCTCGTGTCGGTTGGACGTCAGGCTAATGTCGAAAATATCGGACTCGAAAATACAGATATCAAACTGGAGCGTGGGTTCATCGCTGTGAACAAACAGTTACAGACCGGTGAAGGTCACATCTACGCCATTGGTGACTGCATCGGCGGTTTGCAGCTTGCACATGCCGCAAGTCATGAAGGCATTCTCGCTGTCGAACATCTGGCGGGCGAAACGGTACATGCCGTAGAATCCCACCGTATCCCGCGCTGTGTGTACACACGCCCGGAAGCAGCAAGCATCGGATTCACCGAGCGTGAAGCCAAAGAACGTGGCTATGATATTAAAACAGGCAAGTTCCCATTTTCGGCCATTGGCAAATCGCTTATTCACGGAAGTCGGGATGGATTCGTGAAGGTGATCGCAGATGCCAAGACGAATGATATATTGGGGGTACATATGATTGGCACCCATGTGACGGAATTAATCGCTGAGGCTTCTCTGGCTCAGATGCTGGATGCCACACCTTGGGAAGTCGGACAAACCATTCATCCGCACCCTTCTCTGTCGGAAATTATGGGTGAAGCCATGTTGGCGGTCGATGGAAAGGCCATTGGAATGTAA
- a CDS encoding DUF2627 domain-containing protein — MLMNTRLVFARFLAIVVLVIPGLMAMKGFLMMKDALFLYYAEHGNELISPGFQWLSFGGGLVLFAAGMSFLGGWILFRDRKRNYVGPRFRSKSVPEKAETPGRTP; from the coding sequence ATGCTCATGAATACAAGATTGGTCTTTGCGCGATTTTTGGCAATTGTTGTTCTGGTCATCCCCGGTTTAATGGCAATGAAGGGTTTTCTGATGATGAAAGATGCCCTGTTCCTATATTATGCCGAGCACGGGAACGAACTGATTTCACCAGGATTCCAGTGGCTTTCCTTTGGCGGTGGACTTGTCCTTTTTGCCGCAGGTATGAGTTTTCTGGGAGGCTGGATCCTGTTCCGTGACCGCAAGCGTAATTATGTAGGTCCCCGTTTCCGGTCCAAAAGTGTACCCGAAAAAGCAGAGACGCCCGGAAGGACTCCATGA
- the lipB gene encoding lipoyl(octanoyl) transferase LipB, with translation MSKPLDVAYIPMLDYEEAWNRQKAIVQRLDEGEGAEQMLLLQHPPTYTIGSQNHPEHLLLSPEELREQGISLFQIDRGGDITYHGPGQLVGYPLLILGRDEDLDLHGYLRKLEQVLMDYLADQGIEAGRKEGYTGVWVGDMKIAAIGIKFNRCKHRRGFVTSHGFAFNISSGIQHAGFQGIVPCGIEQYGVTSLEDITGKSYAVEQVAQEIVPYFNRIFPYEINWVTEKEALQRL, from the coding sequence ATGAGCAAGCCGCTGGATGTTGCATACATACCAATGCTTGATTATGAAGAGGCTTGGAACCGCCAGAAAGCGATTGTGCAGCGATTGGACGAGGGCGAGGGAGCGGAGCAGATGCTGCTTTTACAACACCCGCCAACGTATACGATCGGCTCACAAAATCATCCGGAGCATCTGCTTCTCAGTCCGGAAGAGTTGCGTGAGCAAGGGATTTCTTTGTTTCAAATTGACCGCGGCGGTGATATTACTTATCATGGCCCGGGCCAGTTGGTAGGTTACCCGTTATTGATTCTTGGTCGGGATGAAGACCTGGATCTGCACGGCTATTTACGGAAACTTGAGCAGGTACTTATGGATTATCTCGCAGACCAGGGCATCGAAGCCGGACGCAAAGAGGGTTACACGGGTGTGTGGGTTGGCGATATGAAGATTGCTGCAATCGGCATCAAGTTTAATCGTTGCAAACACCGCCGCGGTTTTGTGACCAGTCACGGGTTTGCTTTTAACATCAGCTCAGGCATTCAACATGCAGGTTTTCAGGGGATTGTTCCTTGTGGGATTGAGCAGTATGGCGTTACCTCACTGGAGGATATAACGGGCAAGTCCTATGCGGTGGAGCAGGTAGCGCAGGAGATTGTTCCGTACTTTAATCGTATTTTTCCATATGAGATTAATTGGGTCACAGAAAAAGAAGCCCTTCAACGTCTGTAA
- a CDS encoding dihydrolipoamide acetyltransferase family protein, which yields MAERMKWIEVIMPQLAESLVSATIGKWLKKPGDRVEQYEPICEVITDKVNAEIPSTVDGIMGDLLVEEGTTIAVGEAICRMQVAASDEEAAEQVTQVSQQQEQVQHNASNTPVPASNTAAHDPNQPMRNRYSPAVQSLAAEHGLNLQSIQGTGAGGRITRKDVLTFVAQGGNAAGSSAQASSPAVQHAPSGVPSASPFSGVNRGNGEMGLTAGEAISASDAGVPVRHSGIHLTESPKIPQIEVEGGGQGRSEYFIDVTPVRNAIARNMRQSVSEIPHAWTMIEVDVTNLVMLRNKLKDEFKRKEGINLTYLSFMMKGVVNAIKDYPIMNSVWAVDKIIVKRDINLSMAVGTEDSVLTPVIKHADQRNIAGLAREVDELARKTREGTLKLDHMQGGTFTVNNTGSFGSILSQPIINYPQAAILTFESIVKKPVVINDMIAVRSMANLCLSLDHRILDGVISGRFLQRVKENLEGYTMESKVY from the coding sequence ATGGCTGAACGTATGAAATGGATCGAGGTCATTATGCCGCAATTGGCGGAATCGCTGGTCTCGGCTACCATAGGCAAATGGTTGAAAAAACCGGGCGACCGTGTGGAACAGTACGAGCCGATCTGTGAAGTAATTACCGATAAAGTCAATGCCGAGATTCCATCCACTGTGGATGGAATTATGGGTGACCTTTTGGTGGAAGAGGGCACAACGATTGCTGTTGGTGAAGCAATCTGCCGCATGCAGGTCGCTGCTTCCGACGAAGAAGCGGCTGAGCAAGTAACACAAGTATCGCAGCAACAGGAGCAAGTGCAACATAATGCCAGCAACACTCCTGTTCCTGCCTCAAATACAGCAGCACATGACCCTAACCAGCCGATGCGCAATCGGTATTCCCCGGCAGTGCAATCCCTGGCAGCAGAGCATGGCTTGAACTTGCAAAGCATCCAGGGCACCGGTGCCGGTGGGCGCATTACCCGCAAAGATGTGCTGACATTTGTTGCACAAGGAGGTAACGCGGCTGGATCGTCTGCACAAGCATCATCTCCTGCAGTACAGCATGCACCTTCTGGTGTGCCGTCAGCTTCTCCATTCAGCGGAGTGAATCGTGGAAATGGAGAAATGGGTTTAACCGCTGGAGAAGCGATCTCAGCGTCCGATGCAGGTGTTCCTGTGAGACATTCAGGCATTCATCTAACCGAAAGCCCGAAAATTCCGCAGATCGAAGTGGAAGGTGGCGGCCAGGGAAGATCAGAGTATTTCATCGATGTTACCCCTGTGCGTAATGCCATTGCCCGGAATATGCGTCAAAGCGTATCGGAAATTCCGCATGCATGGACAATGATCGAAGTGGACGTAACAAATCTTGTGATGCTGCGCAATAAACTCAAGGATGAGTTCAAGCGTAAGGAAGGCATCAATCTGACATATCTGTCATTCATGATGAAGGGAGTCGTTAACGCGATTAAAGACTACCCAATCATGAACTCGGTATGGGCAGTGGACAAAATTATCGTCAAACGGGACATTAACCTGTCCATGGCGGTAGGAACCGAAGATTCCGTACTTACACCCGTAATCAAACATGCCGATCAGCGAAATATCGCAGGTCTGGCCCGTGAAGTGGATGAACTGGCTCGCAAAACACGTGAAGGTACGTTGAAGTTGGACCATATGCAAGGTGGTACGTTCACGGTGAACAACACAGGTTCATTTGGTTCGATCCTGTCCCAGCCGATCATTAACTATCCACAGGCAGCGATTCTTACATTCGAGTCGATTGTCAAGAAACCAGTGGTTATTAATGATATGATCGCTGTTCGTTCGATGGCTAACCTGTGTCTGTCGCTGGATCACCGAATCCTGGATGGTGTAATCAGCGGACGTTTCTTGCAACGTGTCAAAGAAAACCTTGAAGGATATACCATGGAGAGCAAGGTGTATTAA
- the prli42 gene encoding stressosome-associated protein Prli42 has protein sequence MQKKKWFKIIIYLMLIAMIGSTLFIALEPLLFG, from the coding sequence ATGCAAAAAAAGAAATGGTTCAAAATCATCATCTATCTCATGCTGATCGCCATGATCGGGTCCACCCTTTTCATAGCTCTCGAACCGTTGCTGTTCGGATAG
- the spoIIM gene encoding stage II sporulation protein M: MRSSYFTFKGQTSLYVFVAVLFLVGVIFGALMVNALSLEQRQDLEGYLGNFFMTVQHSAQVTETGAYWDIAMLHLKWVGLIFILGLSVVGLPGILVLDFLKGVLIGFTVGYLVGQYSWKGLLFALVSVAPHNLFVIPILLICSVAAMTFSLYIIRNRVLMQRTPGRQRPFASYIVLTLVMAALLLGVASFETWVTPAMMRWVTPMLLPA, encoded by the coding sequence ATGCGCTCTTCCTACTTTACATTTAAAGGTCAGACTTCGTTATATGTATTCGTGGCTGTCTTGTTTCTGGTCGGTGTCATTTTTGGCGCGCTCATGGTGAACGCATTGTCTCTTGAGCAACGTCAGGATCTGGAGGGTTATCTGGGCAATTTCTTCATGACCGTGCAGCACAGTGCACAGGTGACAGAGACCGGGGCATATTGGGACATTGCCATGCTTCATCTGAAATGGGTAGGTCTGATCTTTATTCTGGGTTTATCCGTTGTTGGACTACCCGGTATACTGGTTCTGGATTTTTTGAAAGGTGTGCTCATTGGATTCACAGTGGGGTACCTTGTTGGACAGTATTCCTGGAAAGGGCTGCTGTTTGCACTGGTGTCCGTGGCACCGCATAATCTATTTGTCATTCCGATCCTTCTGATCTGCAGTGTGGCGGCGATGACGTTCTCGTTGTACATCATTCGCAATCGTGTTTTGATGCAGCGAACACCTGGTCGACAAAGGCCTTTTGCTTCATATATAGTGTTAACTTTGGTCATGGCTGCATTGCTTCTCGGCGTGGCGTCTTTTGAAACATGGGTTACACCTGCAATGATGCGCTGGGTCACGCCAATGCTACTACCGGCCTAA
- a CDS encoding endonuclease Q family protein, which produces MQDQLKTSTMWEPCYTDLHIHIGRTSRGEAVKISGSRDLTFENIAREASERKGIHLLGVIDCHSPVVQKDIEQLLESGTMSEIEGGGIAYQDTTILLGTEIELREPGMREFHMLAYFRDLKTMKSFTDWMKRYMKNVNLSSQRVYVPALEMQGEIKARGGLIVPAHVFTPHKGIYGSTASRMGDVLDTRLVDAVELGLSSDSSMASYIRELDHVPFLTNSDAHSLGKIGREYNELQVASPSFDEFRMALQGEAGRKIAANYGLNPRLGKYHRTYCAACGSIMDEQAMSAERCPHCGSLKLVQGVLDRILAISDRESPHVPANRPAYHYQVPLEFIPGLGKAKLRQLLDHFGTEMNVLHRTREEELATVVGPVLAGLIVAARNGQLELSSGGGGTYGKVAVQEKASD; this is translated from the coding sequence ATGCAAGACCAACTGAAAACGTCCACGATGTGGGAGCCCTGTTACACAGACCTGCATATTCACATCGGACGAACCTCTCGCGGTGAGGCCGTTAAAATCAGTGGCAGTCGTGATCTGACATTTGAGAATATTGCTCGGGAAGCTTCGGAACGTAAAGGAATTCATTTGCTTGGTGTTATTGATTGTCATTCTCCGGTTGTACAGAAGGATATTGAGCAATTGCTGGAGAGTGGTACCATGTCCGAGATTGAGGGCGGCGGTATTGCCTACCAGGACACCACCATTCTGTTGGGTACAGAGATTGAGCTGCGCGAGCCTGGAATGCGTGAGTTCCATATGCTGGCGTACTTCCGTGATCTGAAAACAATGAAGTCCTTCACGGACTGGATGAAACGTTATATGAAAAATGTGAATCTCAGTTCTCAGCGTGTCTACGTGCCCGCTCTAGAGATGCAAGGCGAGATTAAGGCACGTGGTGGGCTTATTGTGCCTGCACATGTATTTACACCGCATAAAGGCATCTATGGCAGTACTGCGTCCCGTATGGGCGATGTACTGGATACCCGTCTCGTGGATGCTGTCGAGTTGGGGTTAAGCTCTGATTCATCCATGGCCAGTTATATTCGGGAGTTGGATCATGTACCGTTTCTGACCAATTCGGATGCTCATTCACTCGGTAAGATTGGACGGGAGTATAACGAACTGCAAGTGGCTTCCCCTTCTTTTGATGAATTCCGCATGGCACTTCAAGGAGAAGCCGGCAGGAAAATTGCTGCCAATTATGGACTGAATCCAAGGCTGGGCAAATACCACCGTACTTACTGTGCCGCATGTGGCAGCATAATGGACGAGCAGGCGATGTCAGCAGAGCGTTGTCCGCACTGTGGCAGTCTGAAGCTGGTTCAGGGGGTGCTGGATCGCATTCTGGCAATCTCTGATCGGGAGAGTCCTCATGTTCCTGCAAACAGACCGGCCTATCATTATCAGGTACCACTGGAGTTCATCCCCGGACTTGGCAAAGCCAAACTGCGGCAGCTACTGGACCATTTTGGTACAGAAATGAACGTACTTCATCGCACGCGTGAGGAAGAGCTTGCTACGGTTGTTGGACCTGTGCTAGCAGGCTTAATTGTGGCTGCACGGAACGGACAACTGGAGCTGTCCTCCGGAGGTGGCGGCACGTACGGAAAGGTTGCTGTTCAGGAAAAAGCTTCGGATTAG
- a CDS encoding potassium channel family protein, which translates to MVSFLITLQRLLKGIFHAFKDPKFLALFALTAATLLSGTLFYTRVEGLHWIDALYFCAVTLTTVGHPEFVPTTGFSKAFTVIYMFAGIGLTFAMIARITAGILFPRKLKTEEDPE; encoded by the coding sequence ATGGTATCATTTCTAATCACGTTACAACGATTGCTCAAAGGCATTTTCCATGCGTTCAAAGACCCCAAGTTTCTGGCTTTGTTTGCGTTAACGGCAGCAACGTTGCTGTCAGGCACTTTATTTTACACTCGTGTTGAAGGTCTGCACTGGATCGATGCGTTATACTTCTGTGCGGTTACCCTGACTACGGTGGGACATCCTGAGTTTGTGCCAACCACCGGATTCAGCAAAGCCTTTACCGTAATCTACATGTTTGCAGGTATTGGTCTCACCTTTGCCATGATTGCCAGAATTACAGCAGGTATTCTGTTCCCTCGCAAATTAAAGACAGAAGAGGACCCGGAGTAA